From Arcticibacter tournemirensis, one genomic window encodes:
- a CDS encoding M1 family metallopeptidase, giving the protein MYRKYFYASVTLAFLIHFSLSAQESDGYFNNSSAASVYNYNEAFNTSFYLKNGTEYRSASGKPGIAYWQNQADYQINVKLDDVKNEISGTEVITYTNNSPDELEFLWLQLDQNLFRQDSRGARIIPMAGSRSGTKGQDFDAGFNIKSVSVADGENAVVKYAIEDTRMQVFLPGTLKPKGGKVQIKINYSFIVPMYGSDRTGIFETKNGKIFAVAQWYPRMCVYDDIVGWNTAPYTGLSEFYLEYGTFDVNITAPANHIVVCSGELLNPSEVYTASQQKLWDEAKRSDRTVVIRSSKDVADPKSRPSGRKELTWHFRIENSRDIAWASSPAFILDAARINLPEGRNSLAVSAYPIESNHKSGWQRSTEFTKASVEHYSAKWMPYPYPAAVNVAADLNGMEYPGIVFCTWKERGAGLWDVTDHEFGHTWFPMIVGSNERLHSWMDEGLNTFINYLSADTFNKGEFKSDQRDMHKWARILADQSLEPVTAGPDNIKEQNSTILVYVKPALGLWLLRDQILGEERFDRAFKAYIDRWAFKHPEPYDFFRTIENVAGEDLSWFWRSWFLNNWKMDQAISGVSYYKNDPSKGALITIANLQKMPMPAIVEVKTKSGSTSRIKLPVEIWKRDISWTFLYPSTEEISTVTLDPDHVLPDCNTGNNSWKVRQ; this is encoded by the coding sequence ATGTACAGAAAATACTTTTACGCCAGTGTTACGCTGGCTTTTTTAATACACTTTAGCCTGAGTGCGCAGGAGAGCGACGGTTATTTTAATAATAGCAGTGCGGCGAGTGTTTATAATTATAATGAAGCGTTCAATACCTCTTTTTATCTGAAAAATGGCACGGAATATCGCTCTGCATCGGGGAAACCCGGCATTGCTTACTGGCAGAACCAGGCAGACTATCAGATAAATGTTAAGCTTGATGATGTTAAGAACGAAATATCGGGTACAGAGGTAATTACTTATACCAATAATAGTCCCGACGAACTTGAGTTTCTCTGGCTGCAGCTAGACCAAAACCTGTTCCGTCAGGATTCCAGAGGAGCCAGGATCATTCCTATGGCGGGTAGTCGCAGCGGTACGAAGGGGCAGGATTTTGATGCCGGTTTTAACATTAAATCAGTAAGTGTTGCCGACGGTGAGAATGCTGTTGTGAAATATGCTATTGAAGATACGAGAATGCAGGTATTTCTACCCGGCACTTTGAAGCCAAAAGGTGGTAAGGTTCAGATTAAAATAAACTATTCGTTTATAGTGCCCATGTATGGATCTGACCGGACAGGGATATTTGAAACGAAAAACGGAAAGATATTTGCGGTTGCACAATGGTATCCGCGAATGTGTGTGTACGACGATATTGTTGGCTGGAATACCGCTCCCTATACCGGCCTTTCGGAGTTTTACCTTGAATACGGAACGTTTGATGTGAATATAACCGCTCCGGCAAATCATATTGTCGTATGTTCGGGTGAGCTTCTGAATCCGTCGGAGGTGTACACCGCCAGTCAGCAGAAATTGTGGGATGAGGCAAAGCGGAGCGACCGGACTGTAGTCATTCGGTCATCAAAGGACGTTGCTGATCCCAAGTCGCGGCCGTCAGGGAGAAAGGAGCTAACATGGCACTTTCGTATTGAGAACTCAAGGGATATAGCATGGGCGTCGTCTCCGGCTTTTATATTGGATGCTGCAAGGATCAATCTCCCCGAGGGGAGAAACTCTCTGGCTGTATCGGCATATCCAATTGAATCGAACCATAAATCGGGATGGCAACGCTCAACCGAGTTTACAAAGGCGTCGGTGGAGCATTACTCAGCTAAGTGGATGCCTTATCCGTATCCAGCGGCTGTAAATGTTGCTGCCGACTTAAACGGTATGGAGTACCCGGGCATTGTTTTCTGTACATGGAAGGAGAGAGGGGCGGGACTTTGGGATGTTACAGACCATGAGTTTGGGCATACCTGGTTCCCGATGATAGTGGGTTCTAACGAGCGCCTTCATAGCTGGATGGATGAAGGGCTTAATACTTTTATTAACTATCTCTCCGCCGACACGTTCAATAAAGGGGAGTTTAAGTCGGACCAAAGAGATATGCATAAGTGGGCACGTATACTTGCCGACCAGAGCCTCGAGCCGGTAACGGCAGGGCCTGATAATATAAAAGAACAAAATAGTACAATACTGGTGTATGTAAAGCCTGCACTCGGACTTTGGTTGCTTCGCGACCAGATTTTGGGCGAAGAAAGATTTGATCGCGCCTTTAAGGCTTACATCGACCGCTGGGCTTTCAAGCACCCCGAACCATATGACTTCTTCAGGACCATTGAGAATGTCGCAGGAGAAGATTTAAGCTGGTTTTGGAGGAGCTGGTTTCTGAATAACTGGAAGATGGATCAGGCAATCTCGGGAGTAAGTTATTATAAAAATGATCCGTCAAAAGGAGCATTGATCACCATAGCCAATCTTCAAAAGATGCCCATGCCAGCCATTGTTGAAGTGAAAACCAAAAGCGGCAGTACTTCAAGAATTAAACTTCCGGTAGAAATCTGGAAGCGGGATATTAGTTGGACGTTCCTTTATCCTTCTACGGAAGAGATCTCTACTGTAACGCTCGATCCGGATCATGTATTACCTGATTGCAATACCGGCAATAATTCGTGGAAAGTAAGGCAATAA
- a CDS encoding ArsC family reductase, which produces MKVYGIKNCDTVKKALRWLDEHHVRYEFHDFKKQGISLEKLQEWASGLGWESLINKRGTTWKKLDRETQDSITTPEAAFKLLQDKTSIIKRPVIEDDHVLLSGFDEVAYEEKLS; this is translated from the coding sequence ATGAAAGTATACGGCATAAAAAATTGTGATACGGTGAAAAAGGCATTGAGATGGCTCGATGAGCATCATGTCAGGTATGAATTTCACGACTTTAAGAAACAAGGTATTTCGTTGGAAAAGCTGCAGGAATGGGCCTCAGGACTTGGATGGGAATCTCTTATTAATAAGCGTGGCACCACCTGGAAGAAACTGGATCGCGAGACGCAGGACTCTATAACAACACCAGAAGCAGCTTTCAAGCTTCTGCAGGATAAAACAAGTATCATTAAAAGACCAGTAATAGAAGATGATCATGTTCTTCTTTCAGGATTTGACGAAGTGGCCTATGAAGAAAAATTGAGCTGA
- a CDS encoding outer membrane beta-barrel protein, with protein sequence MKPLIKSGLLGVVLFFNVLIVSAQTGPVSYSIKGIIVDSASAKALEYVTVSLKSSDNKPLKSALTDGKGVFNFSKIAAGKYTITVISVGHSSKSIPVNIAVGSDRPETNLGTIVLSAKHNQLKEVSVTAERPIIQQEVDRISYDLQADPESKVNNVLDMMRKVPLLSLDADDNIKLQGNSNYKILINGKPSSMVAKNPKDVLRSMPASSIQKIEVITTPPAKYDSEGIAGIINIITTKKVDNGYNGSLNVGGRFPVGGPRVGGNYTVKQGKFGASGYGGFGTYSQPQTSYFSNRVSTGTNPRSLSQNGLREFDNRFVYVGTEFSFEIDTLNLITAEIGFNNGNYDSKGSQMSQTFSQNSIVEGYTLNNNSENNWKGIDLALNYQLGFKGKKDRMLTFSYRYSNSDDKTFDQLGVSDRINYNTPDYHQHNKSGSGEQTIQADYVHPFKKLTLEAGVKAILRDNNSDFRYDSLNTEGLFATDPRRTNTFDNNQDVIGAYNSYQYNLKNWGFKAGVRIEETLIKANFISTDSDLKKDYFNIIPTISINRKFKDMSSLNFGFTQRIQRPSIWNLNPFVDRSNPNFESTGNPDLRPVLSNDIRLSYSKFKKGSFNIGLNYSFSNNTIQQISVYDNSRGVTFTSYDNIGKDKSLGSNFNINYPITKKWDFNISGNMNYVWIKGVINGFNVSNDGFRGYFYGGTGYKFEKGWRVNANFSYSSPYITLQGQGNSYYYTSLSVNKEVIKDKLTFSASTNNPFAKYREYINETTGADFTQSSNYRNYFRSYSLSLNYRFGKLEGSIKKNKRGIKNDDVSGGKSNQGE encoded by the coding sequence ATGAAACCTCTCATCAAATCCGGCCTTTTAGGAGTAGTTCTCTTCTTCAATGTTCTTATCGTATCGGCCCAAACCGGACCAGTCTCGTATTCAATTAAAGGTATTATTGTTGATTCTGCCAGTGCGAAAGCGCTGGAGTATGTAACCGTAAGTTTGAAAAGCAGTGACAATAAACCTCTAAAGAGTGCTTTGACCGACGGAAAAGGAGTTTTTAATTTCTCTAAGATAGCGGCAGGGAAATATACTATTACTGTCATTTCTGTTGGGCACAGCTCTAAATCCATACCGGTAAACATCGCAGTTGGCAGTGACCGGCCTGAAACCAACCTGGGTACAATTGTACTTTCGGCAAAACACAACCAGTTGAAAGAGGTCAGTGTTACGGCTGAGCGCCCCATAATTCAACAGGAGGTAGACCGAATCTCCTATGATTTGCAGGCCGATCCCGAAAGTAAGGTCAATAACGTCCTTGATATGATGCGCAAAGTACCGCTTCTTTCTCTGGATGCCGATGATAATATCAAACTTCAGGGTAATTCGAACTACAAGATACTGATTAATGGAAAGCCTTCGAGTATGGTGGCCAAAAATCCCAAAGATGTTTTAAGAAGTATGCCTGCTTCAAGTATTCAAAAGATAGAGGTTATTACAACTCCGCCTGCCAAATACGATAGTGAAGGAATTGCGGGTATTATCAATATAATTACCACAAAAAAAGTCGATAATGGCTATAATGGCAGTCTGAATGTAGGAGGGCGCTTCCCTGTCGGAGGGCCACGGGTAGGAGGCAATTATACTGTAAAGCAGGGTAAATTCGGAGCATCGGGCTATGGAGGCTTTGGCACGTACAGTCAGCCGCAGACATCCTATTTTAGCAACCGTGTAAGTACCGGTACAAATCCCCGTTCTCTGTCGCAGAACGGCTTAAGGGAGTTTGACAACCGGTTTGTTTACGTAGGAACGGAGTTTAGTTTTGAAATAGACACATTGAACCTCATCACTGCAGAAATTGGTTTCAACAACGGCAATTATGATTCGAAAGGATCGCAGATGTCTCAGACTTTTTCGCAAAATTCAATAGTGGAAGGGTATACGCTCAACAACAACAGTGAGAATAATTGGAAAGGAATAGACCTCGCACTAAATTATCAGCTGGGTTTTAAAGGTAAGAAGGATCGTATGCTGACTTTCTCTTACCGTTACAGTAATTCTGACGACAAAACGTTCGATCAGTTAGGAGTCTCGGACAGGATCAATTACAATACGCCTGATTATCATCAGCACAACAAAAGCGGTTCGGGAGAACAGACGATACAGGCTGACTACGTTCACCCTTTTAAGAAACTAACTCTTGAAGCAGGTGTGAAAGCGATTCTGAGAGATAACAACAGCGATTTCAGGTATGATTCGTTAAATACTGAAGGATTATTTGCGACAGATCCGCGACGTACGAATACATTTGATAATAATCAGGACGTGATAGGCGCATATAATTCCTATCAGTATAATTTAAAAAACTGGGGCTTTAAAGCAGGCGTAAGAATAGAAGAGACACTTATAAAAGCTAACTTTATCTCAACCGACTCTGACTTGAAGAAAGACTATTTCAATATCATTCCCACTATATCCATTAACCGGAAATTTAAAGATATGAGTAGCTTAAATTTCGGGTTTACACAGCGCATACAACGTCCCAGCATCTGGAATTTAAATCCATTTGTCGACAGGTCTAATCCCAATTTTGAATCCACAGGAAATCCAGATCTAAGGCCTGTTCTAAGTAATGATATCAGATTAAGTTATAGCAAGTTTAAGAAAGGATCCTTCAACATCGGTCTTAACTACAGCTTCTCCAACAATACTATCCAGCAGATATCAGTTTATGACAACAGCAGAGGTGTTACCTTTACTTCATACGACAATATTGGTAAGGATAAGTCGCTGGGCAGCAACTTTAATATCAACTATCCTATTACAAAAAAGTGGGACTTTAATATCAGCGGCAACATGAATTACGTTTGGATAAAGGGTGTGATTAACGGGTTTAACGTAAGTAATGACGGGTTCAGGGGCTATTTTTATGGGGGAACTGGTTACAAGTTTGAGAAGGGCTGGCGTGTAAATGCTAACTTCAGCTATAGCTCTCCTTATATTACCCTTCAGGGGCAGGGAAACTCTTATTATTATACGTCACTTAGTGTGAATAAGGAAGTGATCAAAGATAAACTAACCTTTTCGGCTTCTACAAATAATCCCTTTGCTAAATACCGCGAATACATCAATGAAACTACCGGCGCTGATTTTACGCAATCGAGCAATTATCGCAACTATTTTCGTTCATATAGTCTGAGTTTGAACTACCGGTTTGGGAAGCTTGAAGGAAGCATTAAGAAAAATAAGCGGGGTATTAAGAATGATGATGTCAGCGGAGGCAAAAGTAATCAGGGAGAGTAA
- the pth gene encoding aminoacyl-tRNA hydrolase, which yields MKYLVVGLGNIGPEYADTRHNIGFMIADEMAKEAGVTFSNLRLAYYTELSHKGRQIHLIKPTTFMNLSGKAVNYWMHELKIPREHILVIVDDLAIPFGSIRLKPKGGNAGHNGLKSIEALVGGQDYPRLRFGIGDNFSRGRQIDYVLSGFDKEEQLELPALIERSIEIVKSFVAVGTELTMTRYNK from the coding sequence ATGAAATACCTTGTTGTGGGTCTTGGAAACATAGGCCCGGAGTATGCAGATACACGGCATAACATTGGCTTTATGATTGCCGACGAAATGGCTAAAGAAGCCGGTGTGACATTTAGTAACCTCAGGCTGGCCTATTATACTGAATTAAGTCACAAAGGACGCCAGATACACCTGATAAAGCCAACAACCTTTATGAACCTTAGCGGAAAGGCGGTTAATTATTGGATGCATGAATTAAAAATTCCACGTGAACATATACTGGTTATCGTTGACGATCTTGCTATTCCCTTTGGATCGATCCGCCTGAAGCCCAAAGGAGGAAACGCCGGCCATAACGGCCTTAAAAGTATTGAGGCTCTTGTTGGTGGTCAGGACTACCCGCGTTTACGCTTTGGAATAGGAGATAATTTCTCCAGAGGAAGACAGATTGACTATGTCCTCAGCGGCTTTGATAAAGAAGAACAGTTAGAGCTCCCCGCTCTCATTGAACGGTCCATAGAGATAGTAAAGAGTTTTGTTGCTGTTGGAACTGAGCTCACAATGACCCGATATAATAAGTAA
- a CDS encoding 50S ribosomal protein L25/general stress protein Ctc — translation MKTIAISGSLRGNVGKRDAKELRYEGKVPAVLYGGKEQVHFAVEASDLKDLIYSADANFVEIDVDGVKTQAIVQDAQFHPLTDKLLHIDFYQVNESKPLIMQIPVKLTGTSPGVKMGGKLVQKLRKLRVKALPKDMPQYVEVSIEPLEVGKSVRVRDLKFDNFAIVNTPEDTIVSVTTSRALRQAEQDAAKGK, via the coding sequence ATGAAAACTATCGCTATTAGCGGTTCCCTAAGAGGGAATGTAGGGAAACGCGATGCAAAGGAACTACGTTACGAAGGTAAGGTTCCGGCTGTATTGTATGGTGGCAAGGAACAGGTTCATTTTGCAGTTGAAGCAAGTGATCTGAAAGATCTTATTTACAGTGCAGATGCAAACTTTGTAGAAATTGATGTAGATGGAGTAAAAACTCAGGCTATTGTTCAGGACGCTCAGTTTCATCCCCTGACTGATAAATTGCTGCATATTGATTTTTATCAGGTAAACGAAAGTAAACCTCTTATCATGCAGATCCCTGTGAAGTTAACAGGTACTTCTCCTGGAGTAAAAATGGGTGGTAAGCTTGTACAAAAACTGCGTAAGCTGCGTGTAAAAGCATTACCTAAAGATATGCCTCAATATGTTGAAGTAAGCATTGAGCCCCTGGAAGTTGGTAAATCAGTTCGTGTTCGTGATTTGAAGTTTGACAATTTTGCGATTGTAAATACTCCGGAGGATACGATCGTGTCTGTTACTACTTCACGTGCTTTAAGGCAGGCAGAACAGGATGCAGCCAAAGGCAAGTAG
- a CDS encoding ribose-phosphate pyrophosphokinase: protein MSLQLNPVKLFAGSGTTELAAKIAKSYGQKLGDIVLSHFSDGEFQPFFNETIRGSNVFLIQSTNQPYDNLIELLLMIDAAKRASAHYITVVMPYFGMARQDRKDKPRVAIGAKMVANLVTAAGAHRIMTMDLHAAQIQGFFDIPVDHLDASVIFVPYIKSLNLQNLTIASPDMGGSYRARSFAKFFNAEVVICDKRRKRANEIESMSIIGDVTGQDIVLIDDICDTAGTLAKAAGLIMENGANSVRAVCTHPVLSGKAYETIENSALAELIVTDTIPVVRESEKIKVLSTADLFAKAIGIVDEHGSISNLFSVEG, encoded by the coding sequence ATGTCACTCCAGTTAAATCCTGTTAAGTTATTTGCCGGTTCCGGTACAACAGAGCTTGCCGCTAAAATAGCAAAGTCGTATGGTCAGAAATTAGGAGATATTGTTTTGTCGCATTTTAGTGATGGCGAATTTCAGCCTTTCTTTAACGAGACAATCCGTGGTTCTAATGTTTTCCTGATTCAGTCAACTAATCAGCCTTACGATAACCTGATAGAGCTGCTTTTAATGATTGATGCTGCCAAAAGAGCGTCGGCACATTATATCACCGTAGTGATGCCCTACTTTGGTATGGCAAGGCAGGACAGAAAAGATAAACCAAGAGTAGCTATAGGAGCAAAAATGGTTGCGAATCTTGTCACTGCAGCAGGAGCGCACAGGATCATGACAATGGACCTGCATGCAGCCCAGATACAAGGTTTCTTTGACATCCCGGTTGATCATCTCGATGCTTCGGTAATATTTGTACCTTATATCAAGAGTCTTAACCTTCAGAACCTTACTATAGCTTCTCCGGATATGGGTGGTTCCTACAGGGCACGTTCATTTGCTAAGTTCTTTAATGCAGAGGTTGTAATATGCGACAAGAGACGTAAAAGGGCTAATGAAATCGAATCTATGTCGATCATTGGAGATGTTACAGGGCAGGATATAGTATTGATTGATGATATTTGTGATACTGCAGGAACATTGGCGAAGGCAGCGGGTTTGATCATGGAGAATGGCGCGAACAGCGTAAGAGCGGTATGTACGCATCCTGTTCTTTCGGGTAAGGCCTATGAAACCATTGAGAACTCGGCCCTGGCTGAACTTATTGTTACCGACACTATTCCAGTTGTGAGAGAGTCTGAAAAGATAAAAGTGTTGTCTACTGCAGATCTTTTTGCAAAAGCTATCGGCATTGTTGACGAACATGGTTCTATCAGTAATCTGTTTAGTGTAGAGGGATAA
- a CDS encoding DUF2723 domain-containing protein, whose translation MNYNKINNLFAWLCFVIASATFIITAEPTASFWDCGEFIAAAYKLQVVHQPGAPLFLMLQKVFSLLAGSDVTRVAFWMNVGSALSSGATILFLFWTITALAKKILSKAGEELSTAKIIIIIGSGLVGALAYTYSDTFWFSAVESEVYAMSSLCTAIVFWATLKWDAHADDDKDADKWIIFIAYVMGLSIGVHLLNLLAIPAIALVYYFRKYKNPTGKGTLIALLTGIIILGVIQYGIIQYLVKLAAYFDLFFVNTLGLGFGSGVFVFAVLVLGGLTYGILYSIRKAKPILNMALLCVAFILLGYSSFTMIIIRAKANPALNNSAPDNAFAFLSYLNREQYGDRPLLYGQYFDSKVIDYKQGGNIYRKGETKYEVAGKKFEAVYDRNTLLPRMYSDDPQHAGFYRDWMKLGENESPTFIQNLGFLFSYQTGFMYARYFLWNFAGRQNDDQGHGNYTSGNWISGIKPLDAMHLGSQENLPPSITENKAYNRLYFLPLILGLIGAIWHFSRSQKDAGVVGLLFFFTGVAIVLYLNQNPLQPRERDYAYAGSFYAFTIWIGLGVAAIATWLQKKISPSTAGIVATLVGLLAAPVLMAKEEWDDHDRSEKFTTRDFAADYLESCAPNAILFTYGDNDTYPLWYVQEVEGVRPDVRVVNLSLLGTDWYIRQMKDKINQADPLPITMSDNKYVQGVRDVIRYYDYKFAEPIELKNLFEVLTSDNDNDKVAMQDGSKENILPTKNFKITINPTEVVATKTVSPALKDNIAPVMEWTYNKGYVTKTELAMFDILAHNDWKRPVYFAITVPSSNYIGLEKYLYNEGFAYRLLPLKPAEADSTQGEPNKVNTDQMYNNMINKFKWGNMKNASYLDPESTRMIATIIKSFNTLASTLLSEGRTAEAKKVLKRAVEVIPDKNYLFYYVLHRYYTADLLYKVNETAEANKLVKNTADFINAELNYIGGQSSTQQNFAMSDVQLGVSVLNELIRITEENKQTALNTDLKNKFTALRSKLSLSF comes from the coding sequence ATGAATTACAATAAGATCAACAACCTTTTTGCTTGGCTTTGTTTTGTGATTGCCTCTGCAACATTTATCATAACAGCAGAGCCTACTGCGAGTTTTTGGGATTGCGGTGAATTTATTGCAGCTGCTTATAAACTGCAGGTTGTTCACCAGCCAGGAGCGCCACTGTTCCTGATGCTACAGAAGGTGTTTTCATTACTTGCTGGTTCTGATGTAACCAGGGTAGCTTTCTGGATGAATGTGGGTTCGGCGCTTTCAAGCGGTGCTACCATTCTTTTCCTGTTCTGGACAATCACAGCGCTGGCGAAAAAGATCTTATCGAAGGCGGGTGAGGAACTCAGTACCGCTAAGATTATAATTATAATAGGCTCCGGACTTGTTGGTGCCCTTGCTTATACCTATTCAGATACATTCTGGTTTTCGGCAGTAGAATCCGAGGTATATGCAATGTCCTCTTTATGTACTGCTATCGTTTTCTGGGCCACATTAAAGTGGGACGCACATGCCGATGATGATAAAGACGCTGATAAATGGATCATCTTCATAGCTTATGTAATGGGCTTATCCATTGGGGTCCATCTGCTTAACCTTCTTGCTATTCCAGCTATTGCTCTGGTTTACTACTTCCGGAAATATAAAAACCCTACAGGAAAAGGAACTTTAATAGCCTTATTGACCGGGATTATTATCCTTGGTGTCATACAATACGGCATCATCCAGTACCTCGTAAAACTGGCCGCCTACTTTGACTTATTCTTCGTGAATACATTAGGACTCGGTTTTGGAAGCGGCGTTTTTGTATTCGCTGTACTTGTGCTTGGAGGATTGACTTATGGCATTCTTTATTCTATACGGAAAGCTAAGCCGATTCTTAACATGGCGTTGTTATGCGTTGCATTTATCCTGCTTGGATACAGTTCATTCACAATGATCATTATCCGCGCAAAAGCAAATCCTGCACTGAACAACAGCGCCCCTGATAATGCGTTTGCTTTTCTAAGTTATCTTAACCGCGAACAGTATGGCGACCGCCCGCTGCTGTATGGTCAATATTTCGATTCAAAAGTGATCGACTACAAACAAGGCGGCAATATCTACCGTAAAGGTGAAACAAAGTATGAAGTAGCAGGGAAGAAGTTCGAGGCAGTGTACGATCGCAATACCTTATTGCCGAGAATGTACAGTGACGATCCTCAGCACGCCGGATTCTACCGCGACTGGATGAAATTAGGCGAGAATGAATCACCCACCTTTATACAAAACCTTGGCTTCCTGTTTTCTTACCAAACCGGGTTTATGTACGCACGGTATTTCTTATGGAACTTTGCAGGAAGACAGAACGACGACCAGGGTCATGGCAATTACACGTCGGGAAACTGGATTTCTGGAATAAAACCTTTGGATGCAATGCATCTGGGCTCCCAGGAAAATCTTCCCCCCAGCATTACAGAAAATAAGGCATACAACCGACTGTACTTCCTTCCGCTTATACTGGGACTTATTGGTGCGATATGGCACTTCTCAAGAAGCCAGAAAGATGCCGGTGTTGTAGGCTTGTTGTTCTTTTTTACAGGTGTGGCAATTGTTCTGTACCTCAATCAAAATCCATTGCAGCCAAGGGAACGCGACTATGCGTATGCAGGGTCCTTCTATGCCTTTACAATATGGATCGGACTGGGGGTCGCGGCCATAGCAACCTGGCTTCAAAAAAAGATCTCACCCTCAACGGCAGGAATCGTTGCAACCCTTGTGGGCTTACTCGCAGCTCCTGTATTAATGGCTAAGGAAGAATGGGATGACCACGACCGCTCTGAAAAGTTCACAACCCGCGATTTTGCAGCTGACTATCTTGAGTCGTGCGCTCCAAATGCCATTTTGTTTACATACGGCGATAACGATACCTATCCTCTTTGGTATGTGCAGGAAGTAGAAGGTGTACGTCCGGATGTGAGAGTGGTAAACTTAAGTCTGCTCGGAACCGACTGGTATATACGCCAGATGAAGGACAAAATTAATCAGGCGGATCCACTGCCTATTACAATGAGCGACAATAAGTATGTCCAGGGAGTACGCGACGTAATCCGGTATTATGACTATAAATTTGCAGAACCGATAGAGCTGAAAAACTTATTTGAGGTTCTTACATCCGATAATGATAATGATAAAGTAGCAATGCAGGATGGAAGTAAAGAAAATATTCTGCCGACTAAGAACTTCAAAATTACGATCAACCCCACCGAGGTAGTAGCTACCAAAACGGTGAGCCCTGCTCTTAAAGACAATATTGCTCCGGTAATGGAATGGACATACAATAAGGGTTACGTTACCAAAACAGAGCTTGCCATGTTTGACATTCTCGCTCACAATGATTGGAAAAGGCCTGTTTACTTCGCTATTACGGTTCCGTCAAGCAACTATATCGGACTTGAAAAATATCTCTATAATGAAGGGTTTGCTTACAGATTGCTACCATTAAAACCGGCTGAGGCTGATTCAACACAGGGAGAGCCTAACAAGGTGAACACCGATCAGATGTATAACAATATGATTAACAAGTTCAAGTGGGGCAACATGAAAAACGCCAGCTATCTTGATCCTGAGTCTACCCGCATGATCGCTACCATCATTAAGAGCTTTAACACTCTTGCTTCAACCCTCCTGTCAGAGGGACGGACAGCAGAGGCGAAGAAGGTACTTAAAAGAGCAGTAGAAGTTATTCCTGATAAAAACTATCTTTTCTACTATGTGCTTCACCGGTATTATACTGCCGACCTGCTTTACAAGGTAAATGAAACAGCAGAGGCGAATAAACTGGTAAAGAATACCGCGGATTTTATTAATGCAGAACTTAACTATATAGGCGGACAATCCTCTACCCAGCAGAATTTTGCGATGAGCGACGTTCAGTTAGGTGTGTCTGTATTGAATGAATTGATCAGAATTACTGAAGAGAACAAACAGACGGCTCTGAATACCGACTTAAAGAACAAATTCACTGCCCTCAGATCTAAACTATCCCTCAGTTTTTGA
- a CDS encoding acetyl-CoA carboxylase carboxyltransferase subunit alpha has translation MNTSFDFEKPIADLQQQIEKVQQVSDKTKVDMTATLAELNQKLSEAKEQIYSNLNGWQKVQISRHPERPYTLQYIDLMCESFIELHGDRTVKDDKAIVGGFASIGGQTVMLIGHQKGTNTKLRQYRNFGMANPEGYRKALRLMKLAEKFNKPVVTLIDTPGAFPGLEAEERGQGEAIARNLLEMSVLKVPVICVIIGEGASGGALGIGIGDKVLMLEHSWYSVISPENCSAILWRTWDYKEQAAECLKLTAEDMLKNRLIDGIIQEPLGGAHQDPKQMAATLKDRILKDLSELKGRDIEEVINERIEKFCSMGVVVE, from the coding sequence ATGAATACATCCTTTGATTTCGAGAAGCCGATTGCTGATCTTCAGCAACAGATAGAAAAAGTACAGCAGGTATCAGACAAAACAAAAGTGGACATGACCGCTACGCTGGCCGAGCTGAATCAAAAATTAAGTGAAGCAAAAGAGCAGATATATTCGAATCTGAACGGCTGGCAGAAAGTTCAGATCTCCAGACATCCCGAAAGGCCATACACCCTTCAATATATTGATCTAATGTGCGAATCTTTTATTGAGCTGCATGGCGATCGCACAGTGAAGGATGATAAAGCCATTGTAGGTGGTTTTGCGTCTATCGGAGGACAAACGGTGATGCTCATAGGTCATCAGAAGGGAACGAACACCAAGCTCAGGCAATACCGGAATTTTGGTATGGCTAACCCTGAAGGATACAGAAAGGCATTACGTCTGATGAAGCTGGCCGAAAAGTTTAATAAACCTGTTGTTACGCTTATCGACACTCCAGGAGCCTTTCCAGGACTTGAAGCGGAGGAGAGAGGGCAGGGAGAAGCTATTGCCAGAAATCTTCTTGAAATGTCGGTTTTAAAGGTTCCTGTGATCTGTGTGATCATCGGAGAAGGAGCGTCGGGTGGAGCCCTCGGAATTGGAATAGGGGATAAGGTACTGATGCTTGAGCATTCATGGTATTCTGTTATATCTCCCGAAAACTGTTCTGCTATATTGTGGCGTACCTGGGATTATAAGGAGCAGGCAGCAGAATGTTTGAAACTCACGGCAGAAGATATGCTGAAAAACCGGTTGATAGATGGCATAATTCAGGAACCCCTTGGTGGTGCTCACCAGGACCCCAAGCAGATGGCTGCAACCCTGAAAGATAGAATTCTTAAGGATCTTTCGGAATTGAAAGGGAGGGACATTGAAGAGGTAATAAACGAGCGGATCGAAAAATTTTGCTCTATGGGTGTAGTAGTTGAATAG